The genomic segment CTGCTTAACTTAAGTGCTGATTATCTCTTAAAAGATGTCTTCCAGTTCGGTACCATAAAAAATCCTGACTTTGCCAAAAGACTCCTTCTGCTTCTTGCACATCAGGTTGGTTCAGAGGTTTCCATTTCAGAGCTTGCCTCAAATCTTGGGGTCAGCCGCCAAACAGTAGAAAAATATCTTGATCTGCTGGAGCAAACGTTCGTTGTTTTTCGTTTAGGTGCCTACAGCACAAATCTGAGAAAAGAAGTGGCAAAAAGCAAAAAAATTTACTTCTGGGACACAGGGGTACGGAATGCAATTCTCAAAGAGTTTAATGTCTCTGAATATAGGAGCGATATAGGTATCCTGTGGGAAAACTGGGTAATAGCGGAATTTGCCAAATACAATGCCCTTTGCGGTAATACCTCTGATCTATATTTTTGGCGCAGCCGGGATGGGGCTGAAGTAGATTTAATCGTTAAAAGCGGGGAACAGCTTCAAGCTTATGAAATCAAGTGGTCAAGCCGCAAGGCAGCGGGCACGAATGCCTTTACCGCACGCTACAATGTCACACCTCTGACAATAACCAGAGACAACTTCCTTTCTTTTTTATCTTTTCCTGTGCCATAAAACAAAAAGGTTCTTTTTCAAAACAGATGTACCCCTCATCGGCAGTCAGGTAATAGAAAGCATTGCGGTATTAGGAAAGATAGAAATAACTTATACCAAAGACAATCACACATGCTAAGAATAGTTTTACCACGTTAGAAAATACCAGCGATTTTAAACGGGCATAAATCGATTTCATGACTGACCACAATT from the Deltaproteobacteria bacterium genome contains:
- a CDS encoding ATP-binding protein; translated protein: MFYIPRLAEAKIENSLSKQKILILLGARQVGKTTILTRVLKKYHGTIFNLDIEVDKARFLIAKNLSPTDAIKSLGSPQVIAIDEAQRLPEISRIVKGWFDAGISTKIILSGSSSLNLLDQAAEALTGRNEKVFLTPLLFKEIISTQSWFPSISSQLRKPPSDNPMHEQVYSLMMQDLVYGSYPETVTTEDKIQYLLNLSADYLLKDVFQFGTIKNPDFAKRLLLLLAHQVGSEVSISELASNLGVSRQTVEKYLDLLEQTFVVFRLGAYSTNLRKEVAKSKKIYFWDTGVRNAILKEFNVSEYRSDIGILWENWVIAEFAKYNALCGNTSDLYFWRSRDGAEVDLIVKSGEQLQAYEIKWSSRKAAGTNAFTARYNVTPLTITRDNFLSFLSFPVP